The window GCCATCTCGACTTTCGTTTTACCCCGTATCCGTGTCCTTGAACTCGCCGCGGCTGCACTTTTCAACTGTATCTCTGGTCCGCTCGTCGCACATCCGCTAGTTGGCGTCAGACCTGCTTCTCGTACGGAGACAAGAGTTCCATCTCGTTCCGCCTCCCCCGCTATTTCGATCACCACTTGAGGAAGTGCAGGGTGATGACTGATCATTGGGCTCGGGAAACCTTTTCGAATTCTGGGCCTTGACGGGAGATTCAGGCATGTCTTAAACACCTGGTAGCGGTCCTTCGACACTCCACCTGAGTGCTCGGCTTGTCGACCGCAGATCGGGGCGCATGGACGTCTTAGTGCCGTGTTAGCGCGGACGTTGTGCTGCTCTCTACTAGCGATAAGACTTTTTGCTGAGCACCTATTTTCAAAGTAGCGTATAGGCTACCGAGCGGGCCCTCCTGGAGCCGCCGCGGTAGACCTGACCGGCACAGCCACCACCAGCGCTGCGGTGTCAGGCTCTTTCCTTCGGTGCATTTCcagctctttcttctccatcaCGATGGAATTGCCCCAGGCTGCTTCGGAACCTTCCGCTGGATTCGGCCACATGCAGAAACGCCGAAGCGTTTTTTGTGGGGCCAGCCGTTCAACCGATGCGAGCAACGAGGATGAGCTACAGGAGCTGACGCGTTTCTTCCGGCAAAAACTTGCAATTGACTGTCccgcttttttccctccAAATTCCCTCCCTACAGACGCTGCGTCAGAGCTCCCGGCTGCTTTAGCGTCTCCGCAAGACTGGGGCCGTCTTCTGCACTTTATGCAAGAGCTACTCAGTCGTTCTTTGGATCCTCCCATCCCGCTGTTTCTGCCGGTCCTCAGTCAAAACCAGGTCGCCCAGTCGACCAGCCTTACCTGTGACGAGAAACCGTCGCCTTGCCATGCGATCCACCCCAGGGAGCCCTTTGGCGGCGCAACGGCGCAGCAGGGGATCGCCAAGGACGAGGAACACGAAGAGCTCCTGCTTCAGTGCACCAGGTCCAttcgcgtcgtcctctctgcggcAGGGAAAATACCAGTTCAACTGTGCGTTCAACAAGGTGCTTTGCCTTTGCTCGTCCAAGCTCTCTGCTGCCGGAACAGAGAAATCATGGTGAGCACAGCTAGCTTAGCCCTACCATTTCGTGGACACATTAGGTAGCCTTACCCGAGGCGACCGCATCGCACTTCTGCCAGTACATCACAGAAAAACCGAATGTCCTCTTTATCGCTTCAACAACCATGAAAAAGCACTTTGCTAGCACGTGAACCGCTCGGGGTTTTTATCCATGCCCAGCGGCACGTAGGTTCATAGAGAGACAAAATGACATCAACACCAGTAGGCTGCAGGATTGTAACTCTCTCATGTTGGGCGCGAGGACGTGCATACATTTGGACGGCCGTATGCTCACTTTCACTCCCCCTCATATTTATGCAGTACATCGCAGTGCATTGTACGTACTTGCATAGCTATATATAGACGCCCGCGTGGATGTCGTTCTGCGGGATGTGATACATGCCATCAACGACGAGGCGTTTGAGCGATGGGTATGTGCAAGTCACCCCTCACCTCTTTGTCCACGGGAGAgttggagaagcgaaaaccGAGAGGAGCGGCGTGACAACGGTGAGAACGTGCGGTGTGTATCCCGTGCATGCTGCCGCGAGGGTTTCACCGCACAGGCCGTCAAGGCGTTTCAGATATTCTGCGGAGTCTCCCACTTCGCATAGGGTCGCGCCTGGACGAAGGGACCAGAAGACAAGACAAAGACCTTGTGTGTTCGCCGATGCACTTTTCGTTGACCTTTAACACTCTTTGTGACACGGCCAAAACAGACATCTTAGGGAGCTCGATGCTTGCATTCTTTTTGTTTGGTGTGTCTGCACAGTTTGAGGCAGCATGGTGTGTGACTAACATCGCGAGCGGGTCCTCGGAAGACGTCACTGCTCTCGTGGCGAGTGGCTGTCTCGTTctgctcttcgccctcgtcttttccttccatccttctcgtttgtcttctctgggaccgccttcttcgggaGCGCCGCAACCTCACTCTCCGGAtcgcgacgaggaagaagtgtTGGAGCAGATTCTGTGGGCTCTCGGCAATATTGCAGGAGACAGTCCCCACTTTCGCgatcttcttctgtctccagacGCCTTGTTCCAACACACTCAGCAACTCCAATGTTACCCGTCAATACAGCAGCAACCCCAGCTGTCGCACCTTCTTCAGCACTACAAAGAAAGCCTCGTGCGCCTGCAACAGCTACGCCGCACAGAATTCGGCTGTGGCAACGAGGAGGAGTCtcagtttccttctctccaagGACAACTTCTTGCCCTCATCTCGCAGTGCCGAAACATTCAAACCTGGCGCACATGCGTCTGGCTTCTCTCCAATCTCTGTAGAGGACAACCTCGGCCTCAGGTGAGAGCGGTAGACAAGCAAGCAGACGGGTCGATGGATTCTTTGGAGGCATCCCCTCAAGATATAAGCATGTGGAGGAGTTTGCCGCTGCATCCAATGCAATCGCGACTCCAGCGCAAACGTTGACACCGGTATCACTGTCCTGTCGCAGCCTGCCATATACGACAAACCCTAGGATATAACAGGCCAGTCTGCTGTATAGGTGCGCGCGGCAGAGGACATAATATTCAACGAATACACCTTTCACGGGGAAAGAACGGGGTGCATGAAACTGTAAAGGAGGTAAGCACTCAGATAGACCgcagatgtgtgtgtcttggcTCTTCTTCGGAGCGCGTTGTCACCACTAAGATGGCATGGCCTTTCCTAGAAGTTTCCGTGTGACCGGCTCGAGCCCACTCGCACAAAGCTTCGGCCGTCGAGACCATCCGatctcttctgcttcgcctctgtgtcgtTTCTGGCTGCGGCTGTAgctccagcgcctcctgCCAGTCGTGCCGCTACTGCAGCACGTGCTCCTCAACTTCCAGGACGACGAGGCCCTTTCAGATGCACTGTGGGCGCTCGATGGCCTCGCCGGACACCCCCGGGGCGCCACGCTGCTTGCCGAGCGACGAGAACTCCTCACAGCTGTTATCCACGTCCTAGCTCACTGCAGCAGCGCGTGTTGCTGCCGTTGTCCTACACTGTCGGCCACGGCTTCCCCAGACCATGCTGCGGCGCCCTCGAGCCTTCATGTCTGGCCACTTAAGGAGGCCGGCGGGCCGTTTGCGAGGAATTCGTGCTGTCGAACTTGCTGTGGCGCCTCCCCAAAATCTCCACCTGAAGCCGAGACCGAGCAACACCACCAGATGTGCGTCCGACCTGCGCTGCGCATTGTCGGCCAAGTAGCAACGGGAAGCGTCCGACAGACGCAGCTTCTGCTCGACTGTTGTGTCACGGATCAAAGGGGCATCTACGGCGACGAGAACTCCCGCCATGCGTCTTCCACAGCTGAGAGGAGTCTCAGTAGCCAACCTTCTTCCCTGTTGCTTCACATTTTGCGCATCTTGCTTCACCACGAGCGGAAGGCAGTTCGAAAAGATTGCGGGTGGTGTATCAGCAACATTGCTGTCGGATCTCTTCACCAACTGCAGCAACTCTTAGACTTGGGAGTTCTGGAGGCAGTTCTCATGCAGCTGTCCTCacggggagaggaagaagaggaagtccGCCGAGAACTTCTCTGGGTAGTCGTGAACGCGTGCACCACAGCCGACCGAGCTGTCTTGGTCCGCCTCCTCGAGCTGGGGGCCGTTCGTCCGGTATGCGAAATGCTTCGAGTTGCGGCGCGCACTGCCGATCCGAaagctgcggcggctgcagtcGACGCGGTTGCTTCCATTCTTGAAAAGTCGGCGCCTGCGGTTGTGGCGGAGCCTGGGACACGCGGCAGGGGGGATAGGGACTGCTCCGAGAGAGCTGAGACAGGCTGGCAGGCGAACGGTTCTGCCGCCGTCCAGCAGTCACTAGGGAATATTTGCTGGGAtgaaaaggggaagagccTGGGTTCCAGCCATGTCTCTGAACTCATCGCTGCCAGCTGCGGGTGTTGCTGTGGAGAGAACAGCGGGAATAGGCATGTCTGTGCGTGCACGTGCCATCACCTATTGCTCCTGTCTAGCGCACTGCTTCTCGAAGAGGAGTGCCCGATGTTGGTGCAACTCCTTGTTCAGCAACTCCAGCAGCAGCCGGCGGGTTTGTGTTCTGACCTGGTTGCTCGTATTGGGCGGACTGGAGAGGCGCTTGTTGAGGTCGCCTCCGTCGTCAATCGGCATCGGTTCATCGTTCGTCAGTTGATCCAAGAGTATCAACAGCGCCGCGAGCAGGCTATCATGGACTACCTGGTAAGGAAAAGCATGTCGAAGGAAAGCCGTGCCTGCGGATCGAGACTCATCCCGCGCGAAAACAGGATTGACGGGGGCTGCCGGGGgcaaggagacgccgcggtTCCGCCTCAGACTTTGCCCTGTGGCCTGGAGTGTTTGATGGATGGCCACCAGTCCATGCCAGTGTCGTCTGATGGGAAACGACTTTTTAGAAGCTAACGACCGGCAGGCTCCGTTTCCACGGATTTGGCTGGGCGGCAAGGATTCCGTTTGATTTGTCGActcgagaggcgcagacTGCTGTCCGCTGACACGAGAGCTGAGTACCGTTCCCGTCCAGgcacttttctctttcctgtttgctTGTCGATATCTTGGGGCGAAGTCTTCAGCGCAGCAACGAAACGAAAGTAACCGAGCCCGCCCGACAAGTAGGCAAGACGACGGGCGAAAGACGGATGCGCGACTTTCGCCAAAGACGGGAACCAAACAAGTACTTTTAGTCGTGTATAAATAGGCATGAAGAAGTGGCGCACCACTCAAAGTGTTTGCATACTTTTTTATCTGCGTCAATATGCATGGCTGCATACAGCCTGTCCAAGTTGCAACAGTACGGTTCAGACCCACCAAGTGCCGATCTCGGAAGGAAAGTTCGTGCCTTAACTCTTGACTGTGTTGGTGCTTGATTTGCCTGAGCTGGTAACTGAGAATCCAGCACACCCTTGTAAATGAGAGGACTaacttttctttttctgccgaAGGTACACGTTCCGCTGCGGCAGCACAACGACTTGGCATGTTGAGGCCGACATCAAGCTATGGTCTACACATGCGAGCGGACACGTGGGAATGGCGGGTGGCGGCGAGCACGGAGTTGCTCTAGGGTTGGAGGCTCGAGCAAAAAATACGCCTGAGCCTGTCTTGGAGTGCACACAGCGCGTCTCGCACAACCGAGTTGCCATACATGGAAAGAGTCGTAGTTTCTCGCTTTTAGACCCAAATTTCATTCAGCTACCCGCGATCATCCTCCCGCCCTCAACGGGCTTGAAAATTCCAGGTGGATACCAAAGGAATCCTCGCCTTCAAATGGACACATTGAATCTTCCTCGTGACCGCGCGGAACGACAGGGACTTCATTGTGGTCAGTGAATCCGCATCCCTGCGCGGTGCTGCCGCATTGAAAAGGACACTGTGAAAAGAAGCTGGCACACATCAAAATTGAGGACTGCTACGAAAAGAAATATGAACACCGAGCTGCTGGGGGGTGAGAACTCAAGGCAAACAGCGGTGAGAGATTCCTTTTCTAGTTTGTTTGCGTGACACGAGCTTCTCTGCAGACGTTTCGTCTCCGTAAACACAGCGAACTCATAAAAGACTTTGCTCCTTCCAGCGGCCCTTGCACTTTCTTTCGCATGAGGGAGCGAAGGACAAGGGGAAGACTGATGCAAGTTTAAAAGAGTCCGTCTGCCGAGGAGCTCGGTCCGTGATTCAGTTCTTGCGCCTACCAACATCCCCCACGAGGCACTTGCAAACCCCCGGGGTGTTCGCCTAATGCGGGTTTCTGGGGTTTCGTACGTGTACGGCGTAGCCTGAGAGTTGTGATTCCACTGCCTTCCTAAGCGAGAGTGTGAGACCACCATTTCGACTGCTGCTCGACTGTTTGGGGCTGAATGGAGTTAGTAGAAAGCGCGGCCACTCGGCGGTGCCGCGGAGAAAGACACTTTTTTTGTGCAAGAAAGGAAACTCGTCGAAGAAGCTTCGCGCAAACTGTGTTTCGTTGTCAGTAATGCCGATGGGATAGGCCcaatctcttcttctgtccagGGCTCGTCCTTGGTTGCGGGATATTGATCGGATGCATCCTGTGAACGCTCTTTGATGCCAGCGGTGCCAGCGAGGGACGCCTTGTCTTTGTATGGAGTGGCGACTGCTTGCCAAACGTGCCAAACGAAGCGCGCAACGAATGGTGACAATTCTTTCCACGAGAACAAAAGGTCTCAGGGCCTGTCCCTTGTTTCCGAGGCGCCTGGGCCAGAAACGCGCCCCTGAAACACGCGTCCACGACCGGCTGGTCGTGAGAGCCAAACACAACTAGGCCGAAAGCAATAACACTCCCCTAGTTTCTACAATCCTGGATCCCGGGCACCGCTTCCTGTCAGCGCCACACGGCCTGTTCGCTCGGTCTGTGTCTTTGCTCAAAGCGCCGCTAGCCGTGCTCggtctgtgtcttcgctccttttctgcggcccctctgcgtgtgtctgctCGCGGCTGCTAGCTGTAAAGCGCCCGTTGAATGATGACGACCGCTGGAGCTGCGATCAAAAACACCGGGGGAGCGAGAACGAACGCAGCGATTGGACAAACGCGTCTGTCAAAATTAATCGTTTTTAATTTGGCCCTTGACAGACGTTTGCGCTGTCAGCTGTAGACACACTTTCACGTTTCGGCCCCGGCACGCATTCCGGTAACACCCCAACACTGGTCTTTTTCTAGCCGAATCATCCGTTCACTCGGCTAGACGTCGCGACGAGCGCGTTGGCAACGCCAGTTTTACATTTCGCGGCCGTTGCGAGTCAAGCCCTCTCGCAAGTTTTTCCATACAGCTTTCCCGCTTGCCGACTGCCCCGACTACTCCAGCTCCTGCCGCCTCAACCTTCCAATATCATCCCGTCAAGATGGCGCGACCCAAGACACGTTCTCTGGCGGCCTTCCTGCTGCTCGTCACCCTTGGATCCCTCTTGATCGCGTCCGAGGGAGTGCagctttccgtctctgccttgcGGAGACTTTCTGTGAGTGCAAAGAGAATCGCGACATCGGGAGTGGGCTCGGCGAACGGGCCTGGTGTTCGTAATATGGTTGGGGCATGGAACAGATTTTCTCAAGGACAGGAGGAAAACCCACCCAATCAGACCCGTCCGGAGATAAAAATGAATGTCCAATGGGCTAAAGATAAACCGGTTATCGGATCCAACGGTGGTGAAGGCAAAATTTTGGAGGCAGCTCGGAAAATTGCACACCAGCATGGAGGACTCTTGATGAATCCCGGCCAAATCAGGGCCGCCATGCTGACGGAATTCATGAACACCCTAAATAGAATCGACTTGTCTAAGTACGAGAATCTCAACGCGGACCAACAGAGAGACTATGAAGACACACAGCAGTCAATCAACGCCATGTCTCCGGAGCAGAAGGCAGCCCTTATTAGCTCCTATcagaacgaaaagaaaaagacaggatTAGCACGTTTGCTATTCAAGCGCAAAAAGGACAGGATGGAGAAGCAGATGATGATGGCAGCGACGCACCTTAACCAGGACAGGGATGAAAAAGGCAATCTTAACAGAGGCGCAGTGGGAAGAGCAATTCAACACGCGAACACCAGATTTgaggccgaggagaaacgggagcAGGAAGCGCAACAGCAACAGGCGCAGCCGGAACAAAAGCCAGAGCCCAAGAACGACACGCGCCTGTGAGCGGTGTGTAAGCGATGACGTTTCGGGAATCGCACGATTTCGTAGAGTGTGGTTGTTTTTTGGCGTGCTACATCCTTTAAGCCCGACTGGCGCCAGGCCACCGTTGGATGGTTAAAAGCTGGCGACACCGCACTTTTTCCGGTCAATCGTTTTCCATGTCGAAAGACAGCAACCACTTTCAATTTGCTTTTCCACCGAGCAGCGAGAGCTGAATGACCTGTCTCTTTCATCCCTTGCTTAAGCTGGGACTTGAACTGAACGGTTTCTCGCATATGGGCCCTTCAGACATTACTGAGAGTGACCATAACCGTAGACTTCTGTGTTGCTGGCGACATTAGCTGAGCTGGTTTTCTTGTACTTGCCTTCCAGTACCATTCTTCGTCTTGTTTTGCACGAAACGGGAGTCGATCTATTTGCAGCTAGTCATCTGCCGTGCGGGTGAGCCGTTCAGTGGAACAATAATGGGGTTGCACCATGAGGTTTCAATCGACTTTCGGGGCATTCACGGAGACTCCTGCATGGCACAGTTTCATTTAGAGGCGGACCACTAGTTCTCCATGCGATGAGCAGGATAGAGGAGATCACTGTTTATTCACGTGAGGTGAAACAGCTGGCGTCTTTATTACATGAAAGTGGGATAGGCGGCGCACCTTACAGTCGGTATTTCTCAGCGGAAGCTTTCAGCAGGCAGCGCAGGCCAGATGGTGTTCGACCACTAGAAGCACACAAAGGCAGGGGTCTCGCGAGTTGCTTTGTTAGGTTGTTTGAGAGAAAGGCTAAGAAGGGGAGAATTGACAGTTAAAAACATCGTGGAACGAGTGGTGTCAGCATCGATCCGGTGACGGACACTTCCGTTGTTCTTGCTCCGAGGGAACGTATCACTTGGCCATATTCATAAACCCCTGGATAGGTCCAGCCATATCAATGCATACCAATTCAGGTGTGTACCATTTCCTATGCTCCTTAACATAAGCTCTATCTAAAATTTATCGCACATCATTCTTATATCGAGGAACTGCTGGGAACTGGCTGCCGGCGCAGAGGCCGCAGCTGGTGGGTTTATGGAATGTGTTGTGACTGATGGTATGAGCGGAcgctccatctctctccgttGTGTGTTGCTTTTCTATTTCGCTGGCAGTTCTCTCCACTTCAATGAGTCAGTGGCTCAGCTTTCTCGtagcgagaaaggaacggcTAGCGACGCGACCTTTCGTCCGGTCCGAGAGGGGGTTTTCCACGCGGATGTGCAGCGAAACAAACGCGGAGGCAGCgccccgcgtcgccttcccgtccTTCACACATGCCGTCGAGCCTTTCTGTCCGCTTCACGATCAGCCGCTTCGTGGTTTTCTGCCTGTTTCCACGTTTCGCATACAATATGTGATCGTAGCTCTCCAATGCGTCCTCATTCCTGTTTCGGGGAGCGTGCAATCCACTCCCCTTCTTCTGGTCTAatcccttt is drawn from Neospora caninum Liverpool complete genome, chromosome X and contains these coding sequences:
- a CDS encoding putative armadillo/beta-catenin-like repeat-containing protein; this translates as MELPQAASEPSAGFGHMQKRRSVFCGASRSTDASNEDELQELTRFFRQKLAIDCPAFFPPNSLPTDAASELPAALASPQDWGRLLHFMQELLSRSLDPPIPLFLPVLSQNQVAQSTSLTCDEKPSPCHAIHPREPFGGATAQQGIAKDEEHEELLLQCTRSIRVVLSAAGKIPVQLCVQQGALPLLVQALCCRNREIMFEAAWCVTNIASGSSEDVTALVASGCLVLLFALVFSFHPSRLSSLGPPSSGAPQPHSPDRDEEEVLEQILWALGNIAGDSPHFRDLLLSPDALFQHTQQLQCYPSIQQQPQLSHLLQHYKESLVRLQQLRRTEFGCGNEEESQFPSLQGQLLALISQCRNIQTWRTCVWLLSNLCRGQPRPQLQRLLPVVPLLQHVLLNFQDDEALSDALWALDGLAGHPRGATLLAERRELLTAVIHVLAHCSSACCCRCPTLSATASPDHAAAPSSLHVWPLKEAGGPFARNSCCRTCCGASPKSPPEAETEQHHQMCVRPALRIVGQVATGSVRQTQLLLDCCVTDQRGIYGDENSRHASSTAERSLSSQPSSLLLHILRILLHHERKAVRKDCGWCISNIAVGSLHQLQQLLDLGVLEAVLMQLSSRGEEEEEVRRELLWVVVNACTTADRAVLVRLLELGAVRPVCEMLRVAARTADPKAAAAAVDAVASILEKSAPAVVAEPGTRGRGDRDCSERAETGWQANGSAAVQQSLGNICWDEKGKSLGSSHVSELIAASCGCCCGENSGNRHVCACTCHHLLLLSSALLLEEECPMLVQLLVQQLQQQPAGLCSDLVARIGRTGEALVEVASVVNRHRFIVRQLIQEYQQRREQAIMDYLVRKSMSKESRACGSRLIPRENRIDGGCRGQGDAAVPPQTLPCGLECLMDGHQSMPVSSDGKRLFRS
- a CDS encoding putative toxofilin, whose translation is LSRLPTAPTTPAPAASTFQYHPVKMARPKTRSLAAFLLLVTLGSLLIASEGVQLSVSALRRLSVSAKRIATSGVGSANGPGVRNMVGAWNRFSQGQEENPPNQTRPEIKMNVQWAKDKPVIGSNGGEGKILEAARKIAHQHGGLLMNPGQIRAAMLTEFMNTLNRIDLSKYENLNADQQRDYEDTQQSINAMSPEQKAALISSYQNEKKKTGLARLLFKRKKDRMEKQMMMAATHLNQDRDEKGNLNRGAVGRAIQHANTRFEAEEKREQEAQQQQAQPEQKPEPKNDTRL